A segment of the Prochlorococcus sp. RS04 genome:
TGATAACTATATTGGTATCTTTCTTCACACTAAATTACTATAATGAAACCCTTGTTGAGGTTGACTTTCTGCATGGTTTAGCAGAATCATTCCTAACTTTAAGTGATTTTGTTATTTTGTTTGGATTTATAAGGTTGTTAAATAGCTTAGAAGTAAACAACTCTTAAGACCTTTTACAATTTTGTGTTTTTTAGGTAAAAGTATTAGAGAATATATAAAAATAACGATTTTTTATGTTTACTACATTATTTGCAGCTGCAGATCCAGCAACTTTTTCTTGGTCTCCAAAGTGTGCCGTCGTAATGATTGCATGTAATGTTTTTGCTTATGCTATTGCTAGAGCAACTATAAGAAAACCAAATGAAGGTTTTGAAATACCTAATTCAAAATTCTATGGTGGTTTAAGTCATGCATCAGTTGTAGGTGCTAATTGCCTAGGTCATATTTTCGGAATT
Coding sequences within it:
- a CDS encoding DUF3593 domain-containing protein, yielding MNDLFLKFIEKLGLVDNTFLFAVSIIPYAIFLFYLYKIKSVNNIVKTGFSLTVLFVLITILVSFFTLNYYNETLVEVDFLHGLAESFLTLSDFVILFGFIRLLNSLEVNNS
- the psaK gene encoding photosystem I reaction center subunit PsaK, coding for MFTTLFAAADPATFSWSPKCAVVMIACNVFAYAIARATIRKPNEGFEIPNSKFYGGLSHASVVGANCLGHIFGIGAILGLASRGVL